A window of Microbispora hainanensis genomic DNA:
GAGCAGGATGGGGTCGAGCTCGACCTCGTTCTTGGGCACCACGATGCAGTCGTCGGCCGCCTCGGACGTGCGGTGGCCGACCATGAGGATGCGCCCGTGCCTGGCCCGGATCTCGCCCAGCGTGGTGAGGTTCTTGTCGAGCAGCTCGTCGTCCGGGACGATCGCGACCGTCGGCAGCTCGGGGCTGATCAGCGCGAGCGGGCCGTGCTTGAGCTCGCTCGCCGGGTATGCCTCGGCGTGGACGTAGGAGATCTCCTTGAGCTTCTGCGCGCCCTCGCGGGCCACCGGGTAGCCGCGCACCCGGCCGACGAACATCATGCCCGGCGAGTCGGCGTACTTCTTCGCCAGATCCCTGATCCGGTCCTCCAGCGTGAGGATCTCCTTGATCTGCTCGGGCAGCCGGCGCAGGCCCTCGCAGATCCTGCGGCCGTCGGCGGGCGACAGGTCGCGTACGCGGCCGAGGTGCAGGGCGAGCAGCGCGAACGCCACGGCCGTCGAGGTGAACGCCTTGGTGGACGCCACCGAGACCTCGGGACCCGCGTGCAGGTAGATGCCGCCGTCGGTCTCCCGGGCGATGGCGCTGCCGACGGTGTTGACGATGCCGAGCACCCGGCCGCCCTTGCGCTTGAGCTCCTGCACGGCGGCGAGCGTGTCGTACGTCTCCCCCGACTGGCTGATCGCCACGTACAGCGTGTCGGGCTCGACGACGGGGCTGCGGTAGCGGAACTCCGACGCGGGCTCGGCGTCGGCGGGGATGCGGGCCAGCTCCTCGATGAGCTGCGCGCCCATCTGCCCGGAGTAGTACGCGGACCCACAGCCGATGATCTTCACGCGGCGGAACGAGCGGGTCTCGCGGGCGTCCATGTTGAGGCCGCCCAGGTGGGCGATGTGGAACCGGTCGTCGATCCGGCCGCGCAGCGTGCGGGCGACCGTGTCGGGCTGCTCGGAGATCTCCTTGAGCAGGTAGTGCTCGTAGCCGCCGTTGTCGTAGTGGCCGGCGTCCCAGTCGACCGTGAACGGCTCCTTGGCCGTCTCCCTGGCGTCGCTGGTGAACGTGTTGAACCCGTCGGCCTTGATGACCGCGAGCTCGCCGTCCTCCAGGTGGACGACCTGCCGGGTGTAGCGGATGAGCGCGGCGACGTCGGAGGCGGCGAACATCTCCTTCTCGCCGAGGCCGAGCACGATCGGGCTGCCGTTGCGGGCCACCACGATCTCGCCGGGACGCTGCGCGTCGATGACGGCGATGCCGTACGTGCCGACCACGCTCTTCAGCGCCCGTGAGACGGCCTCGCGCAGCGAGTCGGTCTCCTTGACCATGCGCCCGACGAGCTGCGAGAGCACCTCGCTGTCGGTCTCGCTCTCGAACTTCACGCCCTCGCCCTCCAGGCGGCGGCGCAGCTCGTCGGCGTTCTCGATGATGCCGTTGTGCACGACCGCGACGCGCTGCTCCTGGTCGAGGTGCGGGTGCGCGTTCACGTCACTGGGCGCGCCGTGGGTGGCCCAGCGGGTGTGCCCGATGCCGCTCGTGCCCTTGAACTTCGCGGGTACGGCCGCCGCCAGGTCGGCGACCCGGCCCTTGACCTTGCGCGTCTTGAGGCTCTTGGCGTTCACGACGGCGAGGCCGGCCGAGTCGTAGCCCCGGTACTCCAGTCGCTGGAGACCTTCGAGCAGGATGGGTGCCGCATCCTTTGGCCCGACATAAGCGACGATTCCGCACATAACCGCTCCTATCCGTAAACGATCCGCCGGAGCTGGCGCAGGGTCAGCTCCGGTGCCGCGACACGCCTTCCCGCGAGCTCGGCGGAGATTCTGGGAAAGATCTGGTCGTTCGTCAGCCCCCTCGACTTGAGTTCGCCGTGGCGGCGCCGCACGTACTCTTCCGCGGGCTCGCCGAAGTACGCCAGGACGTCGGCCACCACGCGAGCCGCCTCCCCGGGCCCCAGTGACGTGGTCCGGGTGAGGTGACCGATCAGATCCTCGAAGGGATGCCGTGCCGTGGACACAGAGCAGGACCCTAACGCAGCGCCGATACCGACTAACAAGGATCCTGCCCGTTTTCGGGCAGGATCAGCTCCGCGAAGGCTCCAAACGGCGCCATGACAGCCCCTCGTTGCGGTCAGGGCAGTGTCCGCGAGGCCGCCCGCCGGGATTCAGCTCCTGCGCAGCAGCAGGCGGCCCTGGCGGAACCGCTCGCCGTCGAGAGGCTCGCGCAGCATCCGTGCCACCTCGGCGAAGCCCGCCTCGCGCGCCGGCTCGGCGAGGCCGTCGATCGGCCAGCGGTACGCCGGCGCCGCCTTGTGGTCGAAC
This region includes:
- the glmS gene encoding glutamine--fructose-6-phosphate transaminase (isomerizing), with product MCGIVAYVGPKDAAPILLEGLQRLEYRGYDSAGLAVVNAKSLKTRKVKGRVADLAAAVPAKFKGTSGIGHTRWATHGAPSDVNAHPHLDQEQRVAVVHNGIIENADELRRRLEGEGVKFESETDSEVLSQLVGRMVKETDSLREAVSRALKSVVGTYGIAVIDAQRPGEIVVARNGSPIVLGLGEKEMFAASDVAALIRYTRQVVHLEDGELAVIKADGFNTFTSDARETAKEPFTVDWDAGHYDNGGYEHYLLKEISEQPDTVARTLRGRIDDRFHIAHLGGLNMDARETRSFRRVKIIGCGSAYYSGQMGAQLIEELARIPADAEPASEFRYRSPVVEPDTLYVAISQSGETYDTLAAVQELKRKGGRVLGIVNTVGSAIARETDGGIYLHAGPEVSVASTKAFTSTAVAFALLALHLGRVRDLSPADGRRICEGLRRLPEQIKEILTLEDRIRDLAKKYADSPGMMFVGRVRGYPVAREGAQKLKEISYVHAEAYPASELKHGPLALISPELPTVAIVPDDELLDKNLTTLGEIRARHGRILMVGHRTSEAADDCIVVPKNEVELDPILLTIPLQLFAYHAAVALERDVDRPRNLAKSVTVE